The following are encoded in a window of Gossypium raimondii isolate GPD5lz chromosome 13, ASM2569854v1, whole genome shotgun sequence genomic DNA:
- the LOC105781720 gene encoding protein MAINTENANCE OF MERISTEMS-like, producing MAGIWFFYSIAMASLISKKSHISDAVNNADSYRVLRGRVSVLKNTPDARLMPYLELAGFGSVAQIQYTVLRFHLIFALVERWRPETHTFHFPCGECTVTLEDVALQLGLPIDGSPVTGISTFTDPDALCYQLLGDSPGDGESYFSGLSFTWLKAKYGQLSATATEGELMCAARAYIMHIIGGELIPDASNDKVHLMYLPLLADLSSVSSYSWGSAVLAVLYRELCRATDPKVRYIGGCLSLLQS from the exons ATGGCAGGGATATGGTTTTTTTaca gCATCGCAATGGCTTCATTGATTAGCAAAAAAAGCCACATATCTGATGCGGTTAATAACGCG gaCTCGTACCGAGTTTTAAGGGGCCGTGTGAGTGTTTTGAAGAATACTCCGGATGCACGGTTGATGCCATACTTAGAGCTAGCCGGATTTGGGTCCGTAGCACAGATCCAGTACACCGTATTGCGCTTTCATTTAATATTTGCGCTAGTGGAGCGGTGGCGCccggagacccacacttttcattttccgtGCGGGGAGTGCACGGTGACCTTGGAAGATGTAGCGTTGCAGCTTGGGCTCCCAATTGACGGGAGTCCCGTAACGGGAATATCTACATTTACCGATCCGGATGCACTTTGCTATCAGCTTCTAGGAGACTCACCAGGGGACGGTGAGTCATATTTTTCGGGCCTATCATTTACATGGCTGAAAGCCAAGTATGGACAATTATCAGCGACAGCCACTGAAGGCGAGTTGATGTGCGCTGCTcgagcgtacatcatgcatatcATAGGGGGAGAACTGATACCTGATGCAAGCAACGACAAGGTGCATTTGATGTACTTGCCCCTGTTAGCTGACTTGTCCAGTGTTAGCTCCTATAGCTGGGGCTCAGCTGTGCTAGCAGTCTTGTATCGAGAGCTTTGTCGGGCGACAGATCCGAAAGTTCGCTACATTGGCGGATGCCTCTCACTGCTGCAGTCCTAG